Genomic segment of Paenibacillus sp. FSL R5-0623:
CTTCTTGCGTCGCTTGATACAACTCTTGTAGCTTCGTTTTGGTATGCAAAATATCCTTCTCATGTTCGATTCGCTTACGCATGACTACAACGACACAATCTACCACGCTTTCCCCATTACGGGTCTGACGAACACCGTTAAGCAGAACGGGAACAGCCTGCTGATCACGGGTACGGAAACTAAAGTACATCTCGTCCACATGTCCATATAACTGGATGTAGGGATAGAAATACGTATGGAAAAACACCTTGTTGCTCACCGACATGGTGGATTCAATATGTTGCCCTATGAGCTCATCGCGTTTGTATCCAAGCATCGTAAGCAAAGTTTGATTCATCGACTGTACGACGCCCGAATCAGAGATAGAGAAGTATCCACAGGGCGCTGAATCTAGTTGGGTATCCATCAATAACAGCCTTTCTTCCGAATTTTATGCGCTCGTCAAATAATCCTTAATCATTCGGATCGTTTCTTCCGGTTGACTTAGATGTGGATAATGTCCCTTGGCCGTCATCTGTTGCAACCTGCTATTCTTCAGATGAGCGTGTAAATAATCCCCTACTTCAACCGGGGCAATACTGTCCTCAGAACACTGAAGAATCAACGTTGGTACAGTTGCCTGATCCAGATCAATACGACAGTCAGATAAAAACGTCACTTCGGCAAATTGTCTCGCAATATGCGGATCTCTGGAACAGAAGCTTTTCTCCAAGTCTTCCGCCAGATCTTTCCGTTCCGGATTGTTCATCACAATCGGTGCCAGATAACTTGCCCAGCCTATAAAATTCATCTGCATCATCTCAAGCAATTCATCGATATCATTCCGATCAAAACCTCCATAATAACTTGGAAGATCATTCACATAACGTGGAGAAGGCCCCAACATGACAATCTGTTTGAAATATTTGGGGTTCTGAATGGATGCCAGCATGCCGATCATACTGCTGACAGAATGACCGACAAATATGGTATCTCTTAATTCAAGTGCTTCCATAATTTCCAGCACATCCTGGGCGTACCCTTCAAGGTTGTTATATTTAACAGCATCATAATAGTTGATTTGAGATTCGCCAGATCCAACATAATCAAACAAAATTACACGATAGTTTTCGCTAAAAGCAGGGACGATGTAACGCCACATATCCTGATCACATCCAAAACCATGGGCAAATACAATCGTTTGGCTACCCGAGCCAAGCACTTTAACATTATTTCTAACAAGCACATCAATCGTCATTTCATATCACCTCTCTGAGGTAGTACTCTCTCGAATCATTTTATCTGATTATTATAT
This window contains:
- a CDS encoding alpha/beta hydrolase, whose protein sequence is MTIDVLVRNNVKVLGSGSQTIVFAHGFGCDQDMWRYIVPAFSENYRVILFDYVGSGESQINYYDAVKYNNLEGYAQDVLEIMEALELRDTIFVGHSVSSMIGMLASIQNPKYFKQIVMLGPSPRYVNDLPSYYGGFDRNDIDELLEMMQMNFIGWASYLAPIVMNNPERKDLAEDLEKSFCSRDPHIARQFAEVTFLSDCRIDLDQATVPTLILQCSEDSIAPVEVGDYLHAHLKNSRLQQMTAKGHYPHLSQPEETIRMIKDYLTSA